The Arachis hypogaea cultivar Tifrunner chromosome 16, arahy.Tifrunner.gnm2.J5K5, whole genome shotgun sequence genome contains a region encoding:
- the LOC112755471 gene encoding uncharacterized protein isoform X3 codes for MDRSKSRTDLLAAGKKRLQQFRQKKDGKGGSSRGKSKKSDKNLIPEDDTDGQSSPSMSTTSSQVTDGNVETDNESNAVSAELLESQSSPNSLTLDNLDPSADSSPLAIINTIDEETELDSGRKSSLAVQEGHEVDSELSSQDQGKRAEYVGADVAEDVSLRTSDDQKDLESDRRPGAEAQEVGKEDSELSFHDQGKNAQNVGAAVADDISLKTTDSLGPEGGPTYDHESAPAIVATAVGEPVPVTAEGDSREVSLLLSEDTTITSLMQTREDKDADGLDTKKSGQSTDVEEAFHKTEQLGKSVEVVSSPKDIMPDKHLTSNQGQGDDIATGGPSVKNPEGEILSGSSHEEMHLQPIQEQIVEQVHSGHGRGLQEEPYQQSTPVGSIALDPNYELSMGDDAVNLARPVDVSHSFDAKTVDFMKLAGIIKDLNEDVLAEIIRGLNEDEFYFLLKSRREVSDADPLATSSTLPDGDFSEAFQRLKEELFLSTLMKSISDMQLSEHLELQLQADNEHPQFVDEVSELRASHLEVNEKNQLLIEELSNCRAELQDVSQKCVELQNQFNAAKGVVDTLSARVVELQISCEVSQEDSLNLSADLSDCRSLISCLQSEKKGMNENLELVSSEKVRLANEKEVHLGESKRLSTELSDLKSSMEVIEVGNEVFDDSLGFVSLKTCLNEMEKILAKLEQATNEFHFQSVGRSGEQVSPAAVSKTHEDEHEVEVRDSNEVHSSSESFIMFAKEETGNMRKLLSEWKGHVQSADALFKGERDGRKIGDAKNRDLKDQFEELKQHCSNLEASNVELTVQCEAAKQLLADFQEKKCHLEELCEALKQEDIQLKAKNNELYEKLGQFQSKVSELYTEICDVKQSSNEMSSIIGDQLENLQKELTQRTMVLEQGWNTIMADIFKLVSKLNESVGETSSAVSFDAHDNLDINNLLAVSVNAATKMIFDLRKKLEATCSEHETICSSFKEVNMKCEDLLGRNELAVGVLHKIYNDLRKLLLSHSGSMGEEKIDVQSEALPDLLNYDSYQNIMRCLVDLLTEKRELESVNNEMKSEMEELKIKCLDLDSVSKLIEDLAGALNIEHSQIERNKTPLSCLDSLVSSLLQKTRDAEIQLHMTKEGYGYSETELAELEDKMHYLDTLRLEKENEILVLKEILHQAEEALTAARSELHEKTNELEYSEQKVSSVREKLSIAVAKGKGLVVQRDGLKQSLAETSSELERCMQELQLKDARLHEVETKLKTYAEAGERMEAMESELSYIRNSSNSLRESFLLKDSMLQRIEEVLEELDLPEQFHSGDIIEKIDWLARSVASNSLPMNDWEQKESAGGVSYADAGYVARESLEDDSQLPPDSGDDSRKDDSQLQSDPGDVRQQQEELQASLVPLDGDDLRKKFEELHKKYFGLAEQNEMLEQSLMERNSIVQRWEELVDRIDMPSHLRSVEMEDRIEWVGRALAEANHHVDSLQLKIEKYESYCGLLNSDLEGSQRTVSALQTDLRSLTTEREHLSEKLEVLMFECEKLSMEVGQAEYQNEVMHNEISSLKDILEKKELENEKLHTELASLKDILEKKDSIEEQVFAIDSKLRKLHDLLGDALPESEMENLVSVTANIDSLEELLRKLIENQASLQSKKDAIEEQIFTIDSKLQKLHDLVCDVLPESETQNLVSGSANIDSLEELLRRLVENQASLKSKKDAIEEQIFTIDGKLRKLHDLVGDVLPESETENLVSGSLSIDSLEALLRKLIENQVGLQSKKDAIEEQIFIIDGKLRKLHDLVGDALPESETENLVSGSLNIDSLEELLRRLIENQASLQSKKDAIEEQIFIIDGKLRRLHDLVGDALPESETENLVSGSANIDSLEELLRKLIENQASIQSEKGAIEEQIFTTDGKLRKLYDLIRDVLPESETQNLVSGSSNIDSLEELLRKLVENQASLQSKKDAIEEQIFTVDGKLKKLHDLVGDVLPQSETENLVSGSANIDSLEELLRKLIENQASFRSKKDAIEEQIFTIDGKLQKLHDLVRDVLPESETQNLVSGSANIDSLEELLRKLVENQASLQSKKDAIEEQIFTIDGKLKKLHDLVGDVLPESETGNLVSGSANIDSLEELLRKLIENQASFRSKKDAIEEQIFTIDGKLQKLHDLVRDVLPESETQNLVSGSANIDSLEELLRKLVENQASLQSKKDAIEEQIFTIDRKLKKLHDLVGDVLPESETENLVSGSANIDSLEELLRKLIENQASLQTKKDATEEQIFIIDGKLRKLHELVGDALPESETENLVSRSANIDSLEELLRKLIENQASIQSEKGAIEEQIFTTDGKLRKLHDLVFDVLPEYETENLVSGSANIDTLEELLRKLVENQASLQSKKDTIEEQIFTIDVKLRKLHDLVGDVLPESETENLVSGSANIDSLEELLRKLIENQASLQSNKLMHVVELASDSSQQDGATILEARSTDMHDKEEADIDRYKKDLEEALSELAHAKEEREKTLEKQMSLSTEVEALSKRIEELQLLLNQEEQKSASVREKLNVAVRKGKSLVQHRDSLKQTIEEMTTEITQLKSEISNREDTLAEHAQKLSHLSTYPNRLEALESEMIHLKNHLAESEHHLQEKEYSLNLILNKLGEIEIGGEGYISDPIKKLECIEKLCSDLHGTVASLEQESRKSKRAAELLLAELNEVQERNDAFQEELAKADAELVDLRKERDSFEAAKLEALSHLQKLSALHEEGKKNHSSEMTALKSSMNELCTGFGEIQHLLVSAFSMDLESFQNLEAGLKSCIKGSNATNMLDSSVAKTHNGMSPCSSITKQSSLSSDSRSDFDTVGNFHLLRSQLQEVLVEIGSLKERITMHSSLMLEQDKNLSELMASIEKEMTIQRESCEAMKQKVTNQDGELVALRGSIDYLCEACISSVNEIENGKAELVGNKVESDPGINLMLTSFGDGTSEERIRTLVDRLLMAAKSVATIRTGFADANHNEMKATITNLQLELQEKDVQRERICSELVKQIKDAEASANSYSQDLQSLKIQEHNLKKQVEVIEAERKILEERVNELQEKQRIAAELEEKTKSQTDLLAAKDQEIESLMHALDEEEMQMEELTNKIVELEKVVQQKTQEIESLDSSRGKVMKKLAVTVGKFDELHHLSASLLSEVERLQSQLQERDSEISFLRQEVTRCTNDVLLATQMSNKAGSDEIFELLMWVDTMISQEGMDDILPDLKSNSQVHEYKEILQKKLMSVLSELENLKAVAENKDAMLQEEKSKVEKLNHKAETLEKSLHEKEMQLNLLEGVEENGKGASTSSEILEVEPVVNEWRTTGSFVTPQVRSLRKGNNDYVAIAVDEDPVSTSRIEDEEDDKVHGFKSLSSSKIVPRFTRPVTDLIDGLWVSCDRTLMRRPILRLGIIIYWAIVHALLAFFVV; via the exons ATGGACAGAAGTAAGAGCCGTACCGATCTACTCGCAGCCGGAAAGAAGAGG CTTCAACAATTCCGTCAGAAGAAGGACGGTAAAGGTGGTAGTAGCCGTGGGAAATCAAAAAAATCTGATAAAAATCTAATACCTGAGGACGACACTGATGGACAAAGTAGTCCTTCTATGTCAACAACATCATCTCAGGTTACAGATGGAAATGTTGAAACTGACAATGAGTCTAATGCCGTTAGCGCGGAATTATTAGAGTCCCAGTCTTCACCAAACTCATTAACTCTTGACAATCTTGATCCATCTGCTGATTCATCACCACTGGCTATTATAAATACTATAGATGAGGAAACAGAATTGGATTCTGGTAGAAAGTCATCCCTTGCAGTTCAGGAGGGCCATGAGGTTGATTCTGAGCTGTCTTCCCAAGATCAAGGGAAACGTGCTGAGTATGTTGGTGCTGATGTGGCTGAGGATGTTTCTTTGCGAACTTCAGACGACCAGAAAGATCTGGAATCGGATAGAAGGCCAGGTGCCGAGGCTCAGGAGGTCGGTAAGGAAGATTCTGAGTTGTCTTTCCACGATCAAGGGAAAAATGCTCAGAATGTTGGTGCTGCTGTGGCTGATGATATATCTTTGAAAACTACAGATAGCCTGGGTCCTGAAGGTGGACCAACTTATGATCATGAGTCTGCACCTGCCATTGTTGCAACTGCAGTCGGCGAGCCTGTTCCAGTCACAGCAGAGGGTGATAGCAGGGAAGTATCCTTGCTTTTATCTGAAGATACGACCATTACATCCTTGATGCAAACAAGGGAAGATAAG GATGCTGATGGTTTGGATACAAAGAAATCTGGTCAAAGCACTGATGTGGAGGAGGCATTTCATAAAACAGAACAACTGGGCAAGTCAGTTGAAGTTGTTTCCTCTCCTAAAGACATTATGCCAGATAAGCATTTGACTTCTAATCAAGGGCAGGGAGATGATATTGCAACTGGTGGTCCTTCTGTGAAGAATCCGGAGGGAGAAATATTATCAGGTTCATCCCATGAAGAAATGCATCTTCAGCCTattcaagaacagattgttgaacagGTTCATAGTGGACATGGCAGAGGACTTCAGGAGGAGCCTTATCAGCAAAGCACTCCTGTTGGATCTATAGCTCTGGATCCAAATTATGAGTTGTCAATGGGAGATGACGCGGTTAATTTGGCCAGGCCAGTGGATGTCTCTCATAGTTTTGATGCAAAAACAGTTGATTTCATGAAGCTGGCTGGAATTATAAAAGATCTTAATGAAGATGTGCTGGCTGAAATTATAAGGGGGCTTAATGAAGACGAGTTTTACTTTTTGCTCAAGTCAAGAAGGGAAGTTTCCGATGCAGATCCTCTAGCCACTAGTTCAACTCTACCTGATGGTGACTTTTCAGAAGCATTTCAGAGACTTAAAGAAGAATTGTTCCTTTCAACTTTAATGAAAAGTATATCTGACATGCAGTTAAGTGAACACTTGGAGCTACAGCTGCAGGCTGACAATGAACATCCCCAGTTCGTTGATGAAGTATCTGAGCTCCGAGCTTCTCATCTCGAAGTTAATGAGAAGAATCAACTCCTTATTGAAGAGCTTTCTAATTGCCGTGCTGAACTGCAAGATGTTTCCCAAAAGTGTGTTGAACTGCAAAACCAATTTAATGCTGCCAAGGGTGTGGTTGATACTCTTTCTGCCAGAGTAGTTGAGCTGCAGATTAGTTGTGAAGTCTCCCAAGAAGATTCATTGAATCTGTCAGCAGATTTGTCCGACTGTAGAAGCTTGATCTCATGCTTACAATCTGAAAAGAAGGGTATGAATGAAAATCTTGAGTTGGTGTCTTCTGAGAAAGTCAGACTTGCAAATGAGAAGGAGGTTCATCTAGGTGAAAGTAAGAGGCTGTCAACTGAATTATCTGACTTAAAGAGTTCCATGGAAGTTATAGAAGTTGGAAACGAAGTTTTTGATGATTCTCTTGGTTTTGTTTCGTTGAAGACTTGCTTGAATGAGATGGAGAAAATTTTGGCGAAGCTTGAACAGGCAACTAATGAGTTCCATTTTCAATCAGTCGGCAGGTCTGGTGAACAAGTTTCTCCAGCTGCAGTATCAAAAACACATGAAGATGAACATGAGGTGGAGGTAAGGGATTCAAATGAAGTTCATTCGTCATCAGAATCATTTATTATGTTTGCCAAAGAGGAAACTGGAAACATGAGAAAATTGCTTTCAGAGTGGAAGGGGCATGTTCAGAGTGCAGATGCGTTGTTCAAGGGGGAGCGTGATGGTAGGAAAATTGGTGATGCAAAGAACCGTGATCTCAAAGATCAGTTCGAAGAATTGAAACAACATTGTTCAAATTTGGAAGCATCCAATGTTGAACTTACAGTTCAATGTGAAGCTGCAAAACAACTTCTGGCTGACTTTCAAGAAAAGAAATGTCATCTTGAGGAACTCTGCGAAGCTTTAAAACAAGAAGATATCCAACTCAAAGCCAAAAATAACGAACTTTATGAAAAACTTGGGCAGTTTCAGTCAAAAGTTAGTGAATTGTATACTGAAATCTGCGATGTGAAACAAAGTTCAAATGAGATGTCTTCTATTATTGGTGATCAACTGGAAAATTTGCAGAAGGAGTTGACTCAAAGAACTATGGTGCTCGAGCAAGGCTGGAATACTATTATGGCTGATATATTTAAATTAGTTAGCAAGCTGAATGAATCAGTTGGGGAAACATCCTCAGCCGTCTCGTTTGATGCTCATGATAACTTGGATATCAATAATCTGTTAGCAGTTTCTGTTAATGCAGCCACTAAAATGATTTTTGATCTTCGGAAGAAACTTGAAGCTACTTGTTCGGAACATGAAACAATCTGCTCATCATTTAAAGAGGTGAATATGAAATGTGAGGATCTGCTTGGACGGAATGAATTGGCTGTTGGTGTATTGCACAAGATATACAATGACCTGCGGAAACTTCTGCTCAGTCATAGTGGATCTATGGGTGAAGAGAAGATAGATGTACAAAGCGAAGCACTGCCTGATCTCCTTAACTATGATAGCTATCAGAATATCATGAGATGTCTTGTGGATTTATTGACTGAAAAGCGGGAGCTTGAGTCTGTTAACAATGAGATGAAGTCAGAAATGGAGGAACTGAAGATCAAGTGTCTTGATCTAGACTCTGTTAGCAAGTTAATTGAAGATCTTGCCGGCGCTCTGAATATAGAGCATTCGCAGATTGAAAGAAATAAAACTCCTCTTTCATGCTTGGATTCATTAGTGTCTAGCCTTCTACAGAAAACCAGAGATGCTGAAATCCAGTTACACATGACTAAAGAAGGCTATGGATATAGCGAGACTGAATTGGCTGAATTGGAGGACAAAATGCATTATCTAGACACACTGCGTCttgagaaagaaaatgaaatCCTTGTTCTTAAGGAAATCTTACACCAAGCTGAGGAAGCTCTTACTGCTGCTCGTTCTGAATTGCATGAGAAAACAAATGAACTTGAATATTCAGAGCAAAAGGTGTCCTCCGTGCGGGAGAAACTTAGCATTGCAGTTGCCAAGGGAAAAGGCTTGGTTGTCCAGCGGGATGGCCTCAAGCAGTCTCTGGCTGAGACATCTAGTGAACTGGAGAGATGCATGCAGGAGTTGCAATTGAAAGATGCTAGACTTCATGAGGTTGAAACAAAGCTTAAGACCTACGCAGAGGCTGGTGAGCGCATGGAAGCTATGGAATCCGAGCTTTCATATATTCGTAATTCATCTAATTCCTTGAGAGAGTCATTTCTTCTTAAAGATTCAATGCTTCAGAGGATAGAAGAGGTTTTGGAAGAACTAGATCTCCCAGAGCAGTTTCATTCAGGAGATATAATTGAAAAGATTGATTGGTTGGCTAGGTCAGTTGCTAGTAACTCATTGCCTATGAATGATTGGGAGCAGAAGGAATCTGCAGGAGGAGTTTCATACGCTGATGCTGGTTATGTTGCCAGAGAGTCCTTGGAAGATGATAGTCAGCTGCCACCAGATTCAGGGGATGATTCCCGGAAAGATGATAGTCAGCTGCAATCAGATCCAGGGGATGTACGGCAGCAACAAGAAGAGCTACAAGCCAGTCTTGTCCCACTAGATGGAGATGATCTGAGaaagaaatttgaggagttaCACAAGAAGTATTTTGGTCTGGCTGAGCAAAATGAAATGCTGGAGCAGTCATTGATGGAAAGAAACAGCATAGTTCAGAGATGGGAAGAGCTTGTAGACAGGATTGATATGCCTTCACATTTACGGTCTGTGGAAATGGAGGATAGAATTGAATGGGTAGGACGAGCACTTGCTGAGGCTAATCATCATGTTGATTCTCTGCAGCTTAAGATTGAAAAATACGAAAGCTATTGTGGATTGCTAAATTCTGATCTTGAAGGGTCTCAAAGGACAGTCTCTGCTCTTCAGACAGACCTTAGATCTCTTACAACTGAGAGAGAGCACCTTTCTGAAAAACTGGAAGTACTGATGTTTGAATGTGAGAAACTATCTATGGAGGTTGGGCAAGCTGAATATCAGAATGAAGTGATGCATAATGAAATATCTAGTTTGAAGGATATACTGGAAAAGAAAGAACTTGAGAATGAAAAGTTGCATACTGAACTAGCTAGTTTGAAGGATATATTGGAAAAGAAAGATTCAATTGAAGAACAAGTATTTGCCATTGATAGCAAGCTCAGAAAACTGCATGACTTACTTGGTGATGCGTTGCCAGAATCTGAAATGGAAAATCTGGTTTCTGTAACTGCAAATATTGATTCCTTGGAAGAACTGCTGAGAAAGCTTATAGAAAATCAAGCTAGTCTTCAATCAAAGAAGGATGCAATTGAAGAACAAATTTTCACCATTGATAGTAAGCTCCAAAAACTGCATGACTTAGTTTGTGACGTCTTGCCAGAATCTGAAACACAAAATCTGGTTTCTGGAAGTGCAAATATTGATTCCTTGGAAGAATTGCTGAGAAGGCTTGTAGAAAATCAAGCAAGTCTTAAATCAAAGAAAGATGCAATTGAAGAACAAATTTTCACCATTGATGGGAAGCTCAGAAAACTGCATGACTTAGTTGGTGATGTGCTGCCAGAATCCGAAACTGAAAATCTTGTTTCCGGAAGTTTAAGTATTGATTCCTTGGAAGCACTGCTGAGAAAGCTTATAGAAAATCAAGTTGGTCTTCAATCAAAGAAGGATGCAATTGAAGAACAAATTTTCATCATTGATGGGAAGCTCAGGAAACTGCATGACTTAGTTGGTGATGCGCTGCCAGAATCCGAAACTGAAAATCTTGTTTCCGGAAGTTTAAATATTGATTCCTTGGAAGAACTGCTGAGAAGGCTTATAGAAAATCAAGCTAGTCTTCAATCAAAGAAGGATGCAATTGAAGAACAAATTTTCATCATTGATGGGAAGCTCAGGAGACTGCATGACTTAGTTGGTGATGCGCTGCCAGAATCCGAAACTGAAAATCTTGTTTCTGGAAGTGCAAATATTGATTCCTTGGAAGAACTGCTGAGAAAGCTTATAGAAAATCAAGCAAGTATTCAATCAGAGAAAGGTGCAATTGAAGAACAAATTTTCACCACTGATGGCAAGCTCAGGAAACTGTATGACTTAATTCGTGATGTCTTGCCAGAATCTGAAACACAAAATCTGGTTTCTGGAAGTTCAAATATTGATTCCTTGGAAGAATTGCTGAGAAAGCTTGTAGAAAATCAAGCAAGCCTTCAATCAAAGAAAGATGCAATTGAAGAACAAATTTTCACCGTTGATGGGAAGCTAAAAAAACTGCATGACTTAGTTGGTGATGTGCTGCCACAATCTGAAACTGAAAATCTGGTTTCTGGAAGTGCAAATATTGATTCCTTGGAAGAACTGCTGAGAAAGCTTATAGAAAATCAAGCAAGTTTTCGATCAAAGAAAGATGCAATTGAAGAACAAATTTTCACCATTGATGGTAAGCTCCAAAAACTGCATGACTTAGTTCGTGATGTCTTGCCAGAATCTGAAACACAAAATCTGGTTTCTGGAAGTGCAAATATTGATTCCTTGGAAGAATTGCTGAGAAAGCTTGTAGAAAATCAAGCAAGCCTTCAATCAAAGAAAGATGCAATTGAAGAACAAATTTTCACCATTGATGGGAAGCTAAAAAAACTGCATGACTTAGTTGGTGATGTGCTGCCAGAATCTGAAACTGGAAATCTGGTTTCTGGAAGTGCAAATATTGATTCCTTGGAAGAACTGCTGAGAAAGCTTATAGAAAATCAAGCAAGTTTTCGATCAAAGAAAGATGCAATTGAAGAACAAATTTTCACCATTGATGGTAAGCTCCAAAAACTGCATGACTTAGTTCGTGATGTCTTGCCAGAATCTGAAACACAAAATCTGGTTTCTGGAAGTGCAAATATTGATTCCTTGGAAGAATTGCTGAGAAAGCTTGTAGAAAATCAAGCAAGCCTTCAATCAAAGAAAGATGCAATTGAAGAACAAATTTTCACCATTGATAGGAAGCTCAAAAAACTGCATGACTTAGTTGGTGATGTGCTGCCAGAATCTGAAACTGAAAATCTGGTTTCTGGAAGTGCAAATATTGATTCCTTGGAAGAACTGCTGAGAAAGCTTATAGAAAATCAAGCTAGTCTTCAAACAAAGAAGGATGCAACTGAAGAACAAATTTTCATCATTGATGGGAAGCTCAGAAAACTGCATGAATTAGTAGGTGATGCGCTGCCAGAATCCGAAACTGAAAATCTTGTTTCCAGAAGTGCAAATATTGATTCCTTGGAAGAACTGCTGAGAAAGCTTATAGAAAATCAAGCAAGTATTCAATCAGAGAAAGGTGCAATTGAAGAACAAATTTTCACCACTGATGGCAAGCTCAGGAAACTGCATGACTTAGTTTTTGACGTCTTGCCAGAATATGAAACAGAAAATCTGGTTTCCGGAAGTGCAAATATTGATACCTTGGAAGAATTGCTGAGGAAGCTTGTAGAAAATCAAGCCAGCCTTCAATCAAAGAAAGATACAATTGAAGAACAAATTTTCACCATTGATGTCAAACTCAGGAAACTGCATGATTTAGTTGGTGATGTATTGCCAGAATCTGAAACAGAAAATCTGGTTTCGGGAAGTGCAAATATTGATTCCTTGGAAGAACTGCTGAGAAAGCTTATAGAAAATCAAGCAAGTCTTCAATCAAACAAACTGATGCATGTGGTTGAACTTGCTAGTGACAGTTCACAACAAGATGGTGCCACTATTCTGGAGGCAAGAAGTACAGATATGCATGATAAGGAGGAGGCAGATATTGATAGATATAAGAAAGATCTGGAGGAGGCTTTGAGTGAATTGGCGCATGcaaaggaggagagagagaaaactTTGGAAAAGCAAATGTCTTTATCCACTGAAGTTGAAGCTTTGAGCAAGAGAATTGAGGAGTTGCAATTGCTTCTTAATCAGGAGGAGCAGAAGTCAGCATCTGTTAGAGAAAAATTAAACGTTGCTGTCAGGAAAGGGAAGTCTTTGGTCCAACACCGAGACAGTCTTAAACAAACAATTGAAGAGATGACTACTGAGATTACGCAGTTGAAATCTGAGATCAGTAATAGGGAAGATACTCTGGCTGAGCATGCTCAGAAGTTAAGTCATTTGTCAACTTACCCAAATAGATTGGAAGCTCTTGAATCTGAGATGATACATCTGAAGAACCACTTGGCAGAATCTGAGCACCACTTGCAGGAGAAAGAATATTCTTTGAACCTGATTTTGAACAAGTTAGGTGAGATTGAGATTGGTGGTGAGGGTTATATAAGTGATCCAATCAAGAAGTTGGAATGCATTGAGAAACTTTGCTCTGATCTGCATGGTACTGTTGCCTCTTTAGAACAAGAATCCAGGAAATCTAAAAGAGCAGCAGAGCTCCTGTTGGCAGAGTTGAATGAGGTTCAGGAAAGAAATGATGCTTTTCAGGAGGAGCTCGCAAAGGCAGATGCTGAGCTTGTGGATCTCAGGAAAGAGAGGGATTCATTTGAGGCTGCCAAACTGGAAGCTCTTTCACATCTTCAAAAGTTGTCAGCCTTGCATGAGGAGGGAAAAAAGAACCATTCTTCCGAGATGACGGCATTAAAATCTAGCATGAATGAACTCTGCACAGGATTTGGTGAGATACAGCATTTACTGGTTAGTGCGTTCTCCATGGATTTGgaatcttttcaaaatctggaGGCTGGTCTCAAGTCATGCATAAAAGGAAGCAATGCTACAAATATGTTGGATTCATCTGTTGCCAAAACACATAATGGCATGTCACCTTGTTCATCTATTACTAAG CAGAGCTCCTTGTCTTCAGATTCTCGATCTGATTTTGACACAGTTGGAAATTTCCATCTTCTTCGGAGTCAACTGCAAGAGGTATTGGTAGAGATTGGTTCTCTTAAGGAAAGAATAACTATGCACTCAAGTTTGATGCTGGAGCAAGACAAAAATCTGTCTGAACTAATGGCGAGTATTGAAAAAGAAATGACTATCCAAAGAGAGTCATGTGAAGCCATGAAGCAAAAAGTTACTAATCAAGATGGGGAACTAGTTGCATTACGCGGGAGCATTGACTacctttgtgaagcatgtatcaGCTCAGTCaatgaaattgaaaatggaaaagCTGAACTGGTTGGAAATAAGGTTGAATCAGATCCAGGGATTAACTTGATGCTGACATCATTTGGCGATGGAACATCTGAAGAACGCATCAGAACCCTCGTAGATAGATTGCTGATGGCTGCAAAAAGTGTTGCTACTATAAGAACTGGTTTTGCAGATGCTAATCATAATGAAATGAAGGCTACTATAACAAATTTACAGCTAGAGCTTCAGGAGAAGGATGTCCAAAGAGAGAGGATTTGCTCAGAGCTGGTAAAGCAGATCAAGGATGCTGAAGCTTCTGCAAACAGTTACTCTCAAGATCTTCAATCTCTTAAGATTCAAGAGCACAATCTTAAGAAACAGGTGGAAGTAATTGAGGCAGAAAGGAAGATACTGGAAGAGAGAGTAAATGAGCTGCAGGAAAAGCAACGAATTGCAGCTGAATTGGAGGAGAAAACCAAATCTCAGACTGATTTGCTGGCCGCCAAAGACCAAG AAATCGAATCACTCATGCATGCACTTGATGAGGAAGAGATGCAAATGGAAGAGCTGACAAATAAGATTGTGGAACTTGAGAAGGTTGTTCAGCAGAAGACTCAGGAGATTGAAAGTCTTGACTCCTCTCGTGGTAAGGTTATGAAAAAGCTTGCTGTAACTGTAGGTAAGTTTGATGAGCTTCACCACCTGTCTGCAAGTCTCCTTTCGGAGGTTGAAAGGCTTCAGTCCCAATTGCAAGAAAGAGACAGTGAAATTTCTTTCTTAAGACAAGAGGTTACAAGATGCACGAATGATGTTCTTCTTGCAACACAAATGAGTAACAAGGCAGGTTCAGACGAGATCTTTGAGCTTTTGATGTGGGTTGACACAATGATATCTCAAGAGGGGATGGATGATATACTTCCCGACCTCAAAAGCAATAGTCAAGTTCATGAATACAAAGAAATACTTCAGAAGAAACTGATGTCTGTATTATCGGAATTGGAGAATCTAAAGGCTGTTGCTGAAAATAAGGATGCAATGTTGCAAGAAGAAAAGAgtaaggtagaaaagttgaaccACAAAGCAGAAACTCTTGAGAAGTCCTTGCATGAGAAAGAAATGCAGTTGAATTTGCTCGAAGGTGTTGAAGAAAATGGGAAGGGAGCTAGCACGAGCTCAGAAATTTTGGAAGTTGAACCAGTG GTGAACGAGTGGAGAACAACAGGGTCTTTTGTAACACCTCAAGTCCGCAGTTTGCGCAAGGGCAATAATGATTATGTTGCCATTGCTGTAGATGAAGACCCTGTTAGTACTAGTAGGATAGAAGATGAAGAGGACGACAAAG TCCATGGTTTCAAATCACTTAGTTCTTCAAAAATAGTCCCGAGATTTACTAGACCTGTGACAGACTTGATCGATGGCTTGTG GGTTTCATGTGATCGAACTCTTATGAGACGGCCAATATTGCGGCTCGGCATTATAATTTATTGGGCCATAGTGCACGCACTTCTTGCCTTCTTCGTAGTTTGA